GCAGGTGGCCAGCTCGCGCGACCAGTCGTAGGCGAAACCCATGCGCTTAAGTTGTGCGCGCATATGGTCGATATTGGAGTAGGTCCACTTCGCCGGCGCGACCTTGTTCTTGATCGCGGCGTTCTCCGCCGGCAGACCGAAGGCGTCCCAGCCCATCGGCTGCAACACGTTCTTGCCGAGCATGCGCTGATGCCGCGCGATCACGTCGCCGATGGTGTAGTTGCGCACATGGCCCATGTGCAGCTTGCCGCTCGGATACGGGAACATGGACAGGCAGTAGAACTTTTCCCGATTCGGGTCTTCGACAGCCTGAAAGGACTGGTTAAGCTCCCAGAAGGACTGGGCTTCGGTTTCGATATCAGCGGGGGCGTATTGTTCGTGCATTGCAGATATTGGCGGCAGGTCGGCGGTTGCCCGACCGGCAATGGTCGCGGAACGCGAAAGAGACGGGCGAAAAAGGTCGCTTACGATACCCCATGCGCAATCCGGTAAGAACCCGCCTCGGTGGCACTGTTCGGCTGGTCGTTCTCGCCGCCGCGGTGCTTTGCCCGGCGCTGGCCGCTGGCGAGCTGGAAGCGGTGTTCGGTTACCCGGCGAAGATCCATTCACCCAGCGCCAGCATGTTCCCCAAGTGGAGCGAGGTACAGCAACGCACGATCGATGCGGGTCCCGATGGTCCGCCGTGCGTCGAGGAAGGACTCCACGAATGCCATTACCGGAAGCTGGTTGGAATCGCTGACCGTGCCCGCAAGCTGCCGTTGCGCCGCCAGATCGAATTCGTGCACGAGTACGTCAACCGGCTGACCTACATCACCGATTTCGATCTGTACGGCGTCAGCGATTACTGGGCCACGCAATTCCAGTTCTATGGCCACGACGGTGGTGATTGCGAGGATTACTCGATCAGCAAGTACTACGCCCTGCGGCTGCTCGGACTCCCGCCGGATGCCCTGCGACTCACCATCGTGCGTGACACCAATCTGCGGGCGGACCACGCAGTGCTGGTCGTCGAGGCCGACGACCGGT
The window above is part of the Chromatiaceae bacterium genome. Proteins encoded here:
- a CDS encoding transglutaminase-like cysteine peptidase is translated as MRNPVRTRLGGTVRLVVLAAAVLCPALAAGELEAVFGYPAKIHSPSASMFPKWSEVQQRTIDAGPDGPPCVEEGLHECHYRKLVGIADRARKLPLRRQIEFVHEYVNRLTYITDFDLYGVSDYWATQFQFYGHDGGDCEDYSISKYYALRLLGLPPDALRLTIVRDTNLRADHAVLVVEADDRFWLLDSNQDKVVDTGRVHHMLPYYSINENHWWSYIGVPKDMDNY
- a CDS encoding class I tRNA ligase family protein is translated as MHEQYAPADIETEAQSFWELNQSFQAVEDPNREKFYCLSMFPYPSGKLHMGHVRNYTIGDVIARHQRMLGKNVLQPMGWDAFGLPAENAAIKNKVAPAKWTYSNIDHMRAQLKRMGFAYDWSRELATC